From Ignavibacteria bacterium, one genomic window encodes:
- a CDS encoding glycosyltransferase family 2 protein: MINLAPIALFVYNRPVHTSETLKALKENVYAAESELFVFSDGPRSSKDIPQVNEVREIVKKISGFKNITIIEQKENLGLANSIISGVTKLCNEYGKVIVLEDDLISSPYFLKYMNEGLNYYEGYKNVFTVCGFNHNPGIMKINKDYAFDVFFSYRNSSYGWGTWRDRWERADWELPDYNEFMLDKKKQKLFNKSGDDLTNLLVKQVKGRIDSWSIRWTYSHFKNNALAVYPRFSYIDNIGFDGSGVHCKPIYKYNNDLSKSIIDPTFVPPFTDEKVLEAFRNIYKYSLIKKAKRYIAVNLLEK; this comes from the coding sequence ATGATTAATCTTGCCCCAATAGCCCTATTTGTTTATAACAGGCCGGTCCATACCTCTGAGACTCTGAAAGCCTTAAAAGAAAACGTGTATGCAGCTGAAAGCGAATTATTTGTTTTTTCTGACGGCCCCAGGAGCTCCAAGGATATTCCGCAGGTAAATGAGGTTAGAGAAATTGTAAAGAAAATATCAGGCTTTAAGAACATCACCATTATAGAACAGAAAGAAAATCTGGGCTTAGCCAACTCCATTATAAGCGGGGTAACAAAGCTTTGCAATGAATACGGCAAAGTTATAGTGCTGGAAGATGATTTAATCTCCTCCCCATATTTTCTAAAGTATATGAACGAGGGCCTTAACTACTATGAAGGCTATAAAAATGTCTTTACGGTCTGCGGCTTCAATCATAACCCGGGTATAATGAAAATAAATAAAGATTACGCTTTTGACGTGTTCTTTTCCTACAGAAACAGTTCATATGGCTGGGGAACCTGGCGTGACAGGTGGGAGCGTGCAGACTGGGAACTGCCGGATTATAATGAGTTTATGCTGGATAAAAAGAAGCAGAAGCTGTTCAATAAATCCGGCGATGATTTAACAAATCTGCTGGTTAAGCAGGTAAAAGGCAGAATAGATTCCTGGTCCATACGCTGGACTTACAGTCATTTTAAGAATAATGCCTTAGCCGTATATCCCCGGTTCTCTTACATTGATAACATTGGTTTCGACGGCAGCGGCGTACACTGCAAGCCCATATATAAATATAACAACGATCTCAGCAAAAGTATTATAGATCCTACGTTTGTGCCTCCCTTCACAGATGAAAAAGTACTGGAGGCATTTCGAAACATATACAAATACAGCCTGATTAAAAAAGCTAAAAGATATATAGCTGTCAATCTTCTTGAAAAATAA
- a CDS encoding glycosyltransferase family 4 protein has protein sequence MKKVLFITFFWPPSGKATLHWPLKIIKYLPSSGWQPSVLTVNEDTFSAKDESLLKEISPELEVMKTGYFDPFRLYRKFLGKSQDEPLVASETISKTNKSLPHRISIWIRMNLFVPDARIGWYPKAVQRGKEYLKSNKIDAIVTVGPPHSTHLIGKKLSKAFNIPHVPVLIDPWIDIVYYRGFKRNPVTLALDNYFERSVMKEASEVVFVTKNTKEDFVKKYPFLKSKSHVLYWGYNEDSFEGLEVKPPKDEKILLHAGNIFDYQNQVPFWKTVKSRIEKGGNIKLKFIGTVGPHIKKSLEDLGLNDRVEYSGFLPYSEVVKEMMRASYLLVCATEPRHLPGKLFEYLRTGKPIIAFGDDNDEVEEILRKTNAGMLFPYNSPAEEFFEKADALKTDLEKVRKFDRKTIARDMAEILNQLKIKK, from the coding sequence ATGAAAAAAGTCCTGTTTATTACCTTTTTCTGGCCTCCTTCGGGTAAAGCCACACTCCACTGGCCGCTTAAAATTATAAAGTACCTGCCCTCCTCAGGCTGGCAGCCCTCTGTACTGACAGTAAATGAGGATACGTTTTCAGCTAAGGATGAAAGCCTCTTGAAGGAAATTTCTCCCGAGCTGGAGGTAATGAAAACAGGCTACTTCGATCCGTTCAGGCTCTACAGGAAGTTTCTGGGGAAATCTCAGGATGAACCCCTCGTTGCCTCCGAAACAATATCAAAAACAAACAAAAGCTTACCCCACAGGATTTCCATCTGGATAAGAATGAACCTCTTTGTGCCTGATGCCAGGATCGGCTGGTACCCTAAGGCGGTCCAAAGGGGAAAAGAATACCTGAAGAGTAATAAAATAGACGCCATTGTTACCGTCGGCCCCCCGCACTCGACGCACCTTATTGGAAAAAAGCTTTCAAAAGCCTTCAATATCCCGCACGTGCCCGTGTTAATTGATCCCTGGATTGATATAGTTTATTACAGGGGATTTAAGAGAAATCCCGTAACACTGGCGCTGGATAACTATTTTGAAAGGTCCGTTATGAAAGAGGCCTCGGAGGTCGTCTTCGTAACTAAGAATACTAAAGAGGACTTTGTAAAAAAATACCCCTTCTTAAAAAGTAAGTCGCACGTTCTTTACTGGGGCTATAATGAGGACAGCTTTGAAGGCCTTGAGGTGAAGCCTCCAAAAGACGAAAAGATTCTCCTTCATGCGGGTAACATATTTGACTACCAGAACCAGGTGCCTTTCTGGAAGACTGTTAAAAGCCGGATCGAAAAAGGCGGTAACATAAAGCTGAAGTTTATCGGCACCGTTGGGCCCCACATTAAAAAGTCGCTTGAAGATCTTGGCCTGAATGACAGGGTGGAGTATTCAGGGTTCCTCCCATATAGCGAGGTCGTAAAAGAGATGATGAGGGCTTCATACCTCCTTGTCTGTGCAACAGAACCCAGGCACCTGCCGGGGAAACTCTTTGAATACCTTAGAACGGGAAAGCCCATAATTGCATTTGGCGATGATAATGACGAGGTGGAAGAAATTTTAAGAAAGACAAATGCAGGCATGCTATTCCCCTATAACAGCCCGGCAGAGGAATTTTTTGAAAAAGCCGATGCACTGAAAACTGACCTGGAGAAGGTAAGAAAGTTTGACCGCAAGACAATTGCCAGAGATATGGCGGAGATCTTAAACCAATTAAAAATTAAAAAGTAG
- a CDS encoding glycosyltransferase, translating into MNVCAVIVTYNNRFNLLKQVIDGLFRINVQKIIVVDNNSEDESRSQLISLEKNNVSRLKVLYLNENTGSAGGYARGLREFYDEKSCDFVWLLDDDNVPKEDSFEVIRNFWSSLTAPDKESSIALLSSRPGRKIYETAVIQNNPDLVIGDINGFMGFTVTGFFSRIARSFFKKEAGSRDAVSHGNVAAAYYGGLFFHKSLLDIIGYPNEDLFVYSDDIEYSNRIVRKGGKIIVLFNSRIDDVDEKWHSPEDKITCLKLPLMNESNKHRFYYQIRNRIYFEKYRTKSSSLLYSFNKFVYFVILKVVLLTNKNISYSKIIKLAIKDGLKGNLGKKDTAYLG; encoded by the coding sequence ATGAATGTTTGTGCGGTAATAGTAACTTATAATAACCGGTTTAATCTTCTAAAGCAGGTAATTGACGGCCTTTTCAGGATCAATGTTCAAAAAATCATAGTTGTAGACAATAACTCTGAAGACGAAAGCAGAAGCCAGCTTATAAGTTTAGAAAAAAATAACGTTTCCAGGTTGAAGGTACTATATCTGAATGAAAATACCGGATCCGCAGGGGGCTACGCAAGGGGTTTAAGGGAATTTTATGATGAAAAGTCGTGTGACTTTGTCTGGCTTTTGGATGACGATAATGTCCCAAAAGAAGATTCCTTTGAGGTAATAAGAAATTTCTGGAGCAGCTTAACTGCCCCGGATAAAGAAAGCTCTATTGCGCTATTGTCTTCGAGGCCCGGAAGGAAAATTTATGAGACTGCCGTTATACAAAACAACCCCGATCTGGTTATTGGAGATATCAATGGCTTCATGGGCTTCACCGTCACCGGCTTTTTCTCCAGGATAGCCCGTTCTTTTTTCAAAAAAGAGGCAGGCAGCAGGGATGCAGTTTCGCATGGTAATGTTGCCGCTGCTTATTACGGCGGGTTGTTTTTTCATAAAAGTTTATTGGACATAATCGGTTACCCCAATGAGGATCTTTTTGTTTATTCAGATGATATTGAATATTCAAACAGGATAGTCAGAAAGGGTGGTAAAATCATAGTTTTGTTTAACAGCAGGATAGATGATGTTGACGAGAAATGGCATTCACCTGAAGACAAAATCACCTGCCTTAAGCTGCCACTAATGAATGAGTCCAACAAGCACCGGTTTTATTACCAGATCAGAAACCGGATTTATTTTGAAAAATACAGGACCAAATCCAGCAGCCTCCTATATTCTTTTAACAAATTTGTTTACTTTGTGATTTTAAAAGTAGTATTATTGACGAACAAAAATATCAGTTACAGTAAAATAATTAAGCTGGCTATTAAAGACGGGTTAAAAGGAAACTTGGGGAAAAAAGATACGGCATATTTGGGTTAA
- a CDS encoding class I SAM-dependent methyltransferase: MQENERLTQHYNEKYKIETERVYDDYVGLKKFPHSRIESCLKYFPLNFNGGDVLELGAGSGMLVRSFINAGISFKSYTISDFSSVRVEGMKKSVIDPRIRVEQINCENIPVESLPRYDAVIMIALIEHLIDPLGVMQNVRKLLKPGGIVYIDTPNMALYHRRLKLLRGIFPSTASKNEGLTTYDNKPVDLYDEGHLHYFTYSALSKMLLSRCGFSSVTKLGYFYGGIISEALMDKLARRWPEFFSELAVIAR, from the coding sequence ATGCAGGAAAATGAAAGATTAACACAGCACTACAACGAAAAGTATAAAATAGAAACCGAAAGGGTTTATGATGATTATGTAGGATTAAAAAAATTTCCTCATTCCAGAATAGAATCATGCCTGAAGTATTTTCCTCTTAATTTTAACGGGGGCGACGTTCTGGAACTTGGTGCCGGATCGGGAATGCTCGTCCGGAGCTTTATAAATGCAGGTATTAGTTTTAAGAGTTATACAATAAGCGATTTTTCAAGTGTACGTGTTGAAGGGATGAAAAAAAGTGTTATTGACCCCAGAATAAGGGTCGAGCAGATTAACTGTGAGAACATACCTGTAGAAAGCCTGCCCCGGTATGATGCTGTCATCATGATAGCGCTGATTGAACATCTGATAGATCCTCTTGGAGTAATGCAGAATGTGCGTAAACTTCTTAAGCCGGGGGGCATTGTTTATATTGACACTCCCAATATGGCACTCTATCACAGGAGGCTCAAACTTTTAAGAGGAATTTTCCCTTCGACGGCTTCAAAAAATGAGGGTCTGACCACCTACGACAATAAGCCCGTTGATCTTTACGACGAAGGGCATCTCCACTACTTTACGTACAGTGCCCTTTCAAAAATGCTCCTGAGCAGATGCGGCTTTAGTTCCGTAACAAAATTAGGTTACTTTTACGGTGGGATAATAAGTGAAGCCCTGATGGATAAGCTTGCCCGTAGGTGGCCTGAATTTTTCTCCGAACTTGCCGTAATTGCCAGATAA
- a CDS encoding glycosyltransferase, which produces MKILFINISDIVGGAAIAARRLGMGLEKYHNTENFFVVRSKASTDKNVFPTRESGFVQVAEKWFNIFSNLLGIQYQYLPFSPKVILQKTREIKPDIISLHNTLGGYFTTSLIRELSKEAPIVWTLHDMWAFTGNSAHTFGDVSWKEMKNSRSNTRIYPSIGINTGSMLLRQKKKIYSESDITVVTPSDWLLSLAKESPVFAGKELHHIFNGIDLDIFKPRSGEELRKSLNIPPDARVIMFSAEKLNKNPYKGGRDLIEILKIINARTEKKVHLLILGIGRLEELELFNNFTVHTTGYVRDEAEVAEYLSMADLFVYPTRADNLSNALIESVASGTPAVTFDVGGCKEIIKNDVSGCLIGPFNIEKFAGETLRLLTSDEKLKELSHKSRKFAEENFSLKSMSESYYELFEKKIRRK; this is translated from the coding sequence TTGAAAATACTATTCATAAATATTTCAGACATCGTAGGCGGTGCTGCAATTGCCGCAAGGCGCCTGGGCATGGGGCTGGAAAAGTACCATAATACCGAAAACTTCTTTGTGGTAAGGAGTAAAGCTTCAACAGATAAAAATGTGTTTCCTACCAGGGAGAGCGGCTTTGTACAGGTAGCTGAAAAGTGGTTTAATATTTTTTCAAATCTGCTTGGAATTCAGTACCAGTATCTTCCTTTTTCTCCTAAAGTCATACTCCAGAAAACACGTGAAATCAAGCCAGACATTATCAGTCTCCATAATACTCTTGGCGGATACTTTACTACTTCCCTTATAAGAGAGCTTTCCAAAGAGGCTCCCATCGTCTGGACGCTGCACGACATGTGGGCCTTTACCGGAAACTCAGCCCACACCTTCGGCGACGTGTCCTGGAAGGAGATGAAAAACAGCAGGTCAAACACGCGCATTTATCCATCCATTGGTATAAATACAGGGAGTATGCTGCTCAGGCAGAAGAAAAAAATTTACTCTGAGTCAGACATTACCGTTGTAACTCCTTCAGACTGGCTTTTGAGTCTGGCCAAAGAAAGCCCGGTTTTTGCGGGAAAAGAGCTTCATCACATTTTTAACGGAATTGATCTTGACATATTTAAGCCCCGTTCCGGGGAGGAGTTAAGAAAAAGCCTTAATATTCCCCCTGATGCCAGGGTTATTATGTTCAGCGCTGAAAAGCTGAATAAGAATCCTTATAAAGGAGGAAGGGACTTAATTGAAATCTTAAAGATCATTAATGCCAGGACAGAAAAAAAAGTGCACCTTCTTATTCTCGGAATAGGAAGGCTTGAGGAACTGGAGCTTTTTAACAACTTTACCGTCCATACGACCGGATACGTGAGAGATGAGGCAGAGGTAGCGGAATATCTTTCCATGGCGGATCTGTTTGTATACCCCACGCGGGCAGACAATCTATCCAATGCGCTCATTGAATCCGTCGCCTCGGGCACGCCTGCCGTTACATTTGACGTAGGAGGGTGCAAAGAGATAATAAAAAATGACGTAAGCGGCTGCCTTATAGGGCCTTTTAATATAGAAAAATTTGCCGGGGAAACTCTCCGCCTTCTTACTTCGGATGAAAAGCTGAAGGAGTTATCGCATAAAAGCCGGAAATTTGCAGAAGAGAACTTTTCGCTTAAAAGTATGAGTGAGAGCTACTATGAGCTCTTCGAAAAGAAAATAAGAAGAAAGTGA
- a CDS encoding FkbM family methyltransferase — MKGSSIISPLYSKQQMDKNKDNLSEKTFSLVRPLWMLIRKLSPKGAYIKLGDYWVKDPSLAKIDRLFPRTRQKIDVENYEENSIAALRRFVSQGDRVTIVGGGYGITGIVAMEKGGQVTLIEASKERAKDILKTWEEYKLKGTVIHGYVGSPVNVWGEMEGADKIEEIPDCDILELDCESGEKEVLANLGIQPRVIIVESHGDLGSPTSLVKELLERKGYEIIEEKDEEPSRDIMVLVAKRK, encoded by the coding sequence ATGAAGGGATCAAGCATTATTTCACCATTATATTCAAAGCAGCAGATGGACAAAAACAAAGATAATTTATCAGAAAAGACATTTTCATTAGTGCGTCCTTTATGGATGTTAATCAGGAAACTAAGTCCCAAGGGAGCATATATAAAGCTGGGAGATTACTGGGTAAAAGACCCTTCACTGGCAAAGATTGACAGACTGTTTCCCCGCACACGGCAAAAAATTGATGTGGAAAACTACGAAGAGAACAGCATTGCGGCTCTCAGGAGATTTGTCAGTCAGGGAGACAGAGTTACTATTGTCGGCGGAGGATACGGCATCACAGGGATTGTGGCGATGGAAAAAGGGGGCCAGGTTACCCTTATTGAAGCCAGCAAGGAAAGAGCCAAAGATATTCTAAAGACATGGGAAGAATATAAGTTAAAGGGCACAGTCATACACGGCTATGTAGGGTCTCCGGTAAATGTTTGGGGAGAGATGGAAGGAGCAGATAAAATTGAAGAGATACCCGACTGCGATATACTTGAGCTGGACTGTGAAAGCGGCGAAAAGGAGGTTTTAGCAAATCTTGGCATACAGCCAAGGGTGATCATTGTTGAATCGCATGGAGACCTGGGTTCACCGACCTCACTTGTAAAAGAACTTTTAGAAAGAAAGGGTTATGAAATAATTGAGGAAAAAGATGAAGAACCCTCCCGCGACATCATGGTTCTGGTAGCTAAGAGGAAATAG